A single region of the Procambarus clarkii isolate CNS0578487 chromosome 59, FALCON_Pclarkii_2.0, whole genome shotgun sequence genome encodes:
- the LOC123768115 gene encoding superoxide dismutase [Cu-Zn] 5: MGKCVAYVAAAVVCIGIGALVAGLAVWYTHPQMLEDSPNESRTAMCVLSGTTKGTEVSGTLTLKQNGPKVFTHITGNVSGLSVGLHGFHVHEFGVNGANEACVDAKGHYNPDGYNHSAPNATQRHVGDLGNIESFPNGTALGTAIIDIKDSISMFGMRSVVGRSIVIHENRDDLGLGNKPDSLTTGNAGSRLACCNIYIVPNPTN; encoded by the exons atgggCAAGTGTGTGGCATATGTTGCAGCAGCAGTGGTGTGCATCGGCATAGGGGCGTTGGTGGCTGGTTTGGCCGTGTGGTACACCCACCCACAGATGCTCGAGGACTCCCCTAACGAG AGCCGGACGGCGATGTGTGTATTGTCTGGGACGACCAAGGGCACGGAAGTGAGCGGcactctaactctgaagcagaacgGTCCCAAGGTCTTCACCCACATCACAGGGAACGTCTCCG GTTTGTCTGTTGGCCTCCACGGATTCCACGTACACGAGTTCGGTGTGAATGGAGCCAACGAAGCATGTGTGGATGCTAAGGGCCACTACAACCCAGATGGCTACAACCACTCCGCCCCTAATGCCACTCAGCGCCATGTAGGCGACCTGGGTAACATTGAGAGCTTTCCCAACGGAACAGCTCTTGGCACTGCCATTATTGAT ATCAAGGACagtattagcatgtttgggatgcgGTCCGTTGTGGGACGGTCCATTGTGATCCACGAGAATAGGGACGATCTTGGTCTAGGCAACAAACCAGACTCCCTCACCACTGGCAATGCCGGCAGTAGGCTGGCCTGCTGTAACATCTACATCGTCCCGAACCCTACCAACTAG
- the LOC123768117 gene encoding fructose-bisphosphate aldolase codes for MTTYFDYPAPELQEELKRIANAIVAPGKGILAADESTGTMGKRLADIGLENTEENRRQYRQLLFTSDKELGNNISGVILFHETLYQKSDDGRPFVDLIKELGIIPGIKVDKGVVPLMGSEGESTTQGLDDLAKRCAQYKADGCDFAKWRCVLKIGQNTPSYLGMLENANVLARYASICQMNGLVPIVEPEVLMDGSHDLVRAQKVTETVLAFTYKALNDHHVFLEGTLLKPNMVLAGQECPTKYTPQQAAEATVLALSRTVPAAVPGICFLSGGQSEEEATVHLDAINKCTAGKKPWALTFSYGRAMQASALKAWSGKDVKAGQAELLRRAKANGAASLGQYVAGTCSGAAGKAGLFVKNHQY; via the exons ATGACTACCTACTTCGATTACCCAGCCCCAGAGCTTCAGGAGGAGCTAAAACGTATTGCCAATGCCATTGTGGCCCCCGGCAAGGGCATCCTGGCCGCCGATGAATCAACGGGCACCATGGGGAAGCGCCTCGCTGACATCGGCCTCGAGAACACTGAAGAGAATCGCCGCCAGTACCGCCAGCTACTCTTCACTTCAGATAAG GAACTGGGCAACAATATCTCTGGCGTGATCCTCTTCCACGAGACACTCTACCAGAAGTCTGATGATGGACGCCCGTTTGTCGACCTCATCAAAGAGTTGGGCATCATCCCAGGCATAAAG GTGGACAAGGGTGTGGTGCCACTCATGGGATCAGAGGGAGAGAGTACTACCCAGGGCCTCGATGACCTGGCCAAGCGGTGTGCTCAATACAAGGCTGATGGCTGTgactttgccaagtggcgctgtgTCTTGAAGATTGGTCAAAACACTCCAAGTTACCTTGGTATGCTGGAGAATGCCAACGTTTTGGCTCGCTACGCTTCAATTTGTCAAATGAATGGTCTTGTTCCTATCGTTGAGCCTGAG GTGCTGATGGACGGGTCTCATGACCTGGTCCGGGCACAGAAAGTGACGGAGACTGTGCTGGCCTTCACCTACAAGGCTCTCAATGATCACCACGTTTTCCTGGAAGGAACCCTTCTTAAACCCAACATGGTGCTGGCTGGTCAAGAGTGTCCCACAAAATACACACCACAGCAGGCTGCTGAG GCAACAGTGTTGGCACTGTCCCGGACAGTACCAGCAGCAGTGCCTGGAATTTGCTTCCTCTCTGGTGGACAGTCAGAGGAGGAAGCCACAGTGCACTTAGATGCCATAAACAAGTGCACAGCCGGCAAGAAGCCTTGGGCTCTGACTTTCAGCTACGGAAGAGCAATGCAGGCATCTGCCCTCAAGGCATGGAGTGGAAAGGACGTGAAAGCAGGACAGGCTGAACTACTGAGGCGAGCAAAGGCCAACGGAGCAGCATCGCTGGGCCAGTATGTTGCGGGGACGTGCTCTGGAGCTGCCGGCAAAGCTGGTCTCTTTGTGAAGAATCACCAGTATTAG